One Brassica napus cultivar Da-Ae chromosome C4, Da-Ae, whole genome shotgun sequence genomic region harbors:
- the LOC106353639 gene encoding beta-galactosidase 9 isoform X1: protein MSFASMAESTRNASLQWRKLPPIIALLLILPIVSGSYFKPFNVSYDHRALIVAGKRRMLVSAGVHYPRATPQMWPDLIAKSKEGGADVVQTYVFWSGHEPVKGQYNFEGRYDLVKFVKLVGSSGLYLHLRIGPYVCAEWNFGGFPVWLRDVPGIEFRTDNEPFKKEMQKFVTKIVGLMREAKMFCWQGGPVIMLQIENEYGDVEKSYGQKGKDYVKWAASMALGLGAGVPWVMCKQTDAPENILDACNGYYCDGFKPNSKTKPVLWTEDWDGWYTKWGGSLPHRPAEDLAFAVARFYQRGGSFQNYYMYFGGTNFGRTSGGPFYITSYDYDAPLDEYGLRSEPKWGHLKDLHAAIKLCEPALVAADAPQYKKLGSNQEAHIYHGDGETGGKVCAAFLANIDEHKSAYVKFNGQSYTLPPWSVSILPDCRHVAYNTAKVGAQTSVKTVEPARPPLGSMSILQKVVSQDSASYISKSWMALKEPIGIWGENNFTAQGLLEHLNVTKDQSDYLWHKTRISVTEDDISFWKKNGANPTLSVDSMRDVLRVFVNKQLSGSIVGHWVKAEQPVRFVQGNNDLLLLTQTVGLQNYGAFLEKDGAGFRGKAKLTGFKNGDVDLSKSSWTYQVGLKGEAEKVYTVEYNEKAEWSTLDTEASPSIFMWYKTYFNTPDGTDPVVLDLGSMGKGQAWVNGHHIGRYWSIIAQKDGCDKICDYRGAYTSDKCTTNCGKPTQTRYHVPRSWLKPDSNLLVLFEETGGNPFKISVKTVTAGVLCGQVSESHYPPLRKWSTPGFMNGTMSINSVAPEMHLRCEEGHVISSIEFASYGTPRGSCEKFSTGKCHASKSLSVVSEACKGRNSCFIEVSNAAFQSDPCKGTLKTLAVMARCSPSQNTSCLRQRETASD, encoded by the exons ATGAGCTTCGCTTCAATGGCCGAGTCAACGCGAAATGCTTCGCTTCAGTGGCGGAAACTACCACCGATCATAGCTTTACTCTTGATTCTCCCGATCGTCTCGGGAAGTTACTTCAAACCGTTCAATGTGAGCTACGACCACAGGGCTCTAATCGTCGCCGGGAAACGGCGCATGTTAGTCTCCGCCGGAGTTCACTACCCTCGCGCCACTCCTCAA ATGTGGCCTGACCTCATCGCGAAGAGCAAAGAAGGTGGTGCTGACGTGGTTCAGACTTATGTGTTTTGGAGTGGGCATGAGCCTGTTAAGGGTCAG TATAACTTTGAAGGAAGATACGACCTTGTCAAATTTGTGAAGCTTGTTGGATCGAGTGGTCTCTATCTCCATCTTCGCATTGGTCCTTACGTTTGTGCTGAGTGGAACTTTGG AGGGTTCCCAGTGTGGTTGCGTGATGTCCCTGGCATAGAGTTTCGAACAGACAATGAGCCTTTTAAG AAGGAGATGCAGAAGTTTGTAACGAAGATTGTGGGTCTGATGCGGGAAGCAAAGATGTTCTGTTGGCAAGGCGGTCCTGTAATCATGCTGCAG ATTGAGAATGAATATGGGGATGTTGAGAAATCGTATGGGCAGAAGGGAAAGGATTACGTCAAATGGGCTGCTAGTATGGCTCTAGGGCTTGGTGCTGGAGTTCCTTGGGTTATGTGCAAGCAAACAGACGCTCCAGAGAATATT CTTGATGCATGCAATGGATACTATTGTGATGGTTTTAAACCAAATTCGAAGACCAAGCCAGTACTTTGGACAGAGGATTGGGATGGatg GTACACGAAGTGGGGTGGAAGTTTGCCTCACAGACCTGCTGAAGATCTTGCATTTGCAGTCGCAAGATTTTATCAACGCGGAGGAAGCTTTCAAAATTATTACATG TATTTTGGTGGAACAAACTTTGGTCGAACTTCTGGTGGTCCTTTCTACATTACCAGCTACGATTATGATGCTCCTCTTGATGAATATG GTCTGAGGAGCGAGCCAAAGTGGGGGCATCTAAAGGATCTTCATGCTGCCATAAAACTTTGTGAACCTGCCCTTGTTGCAGCAGATGCACCTCAGTATAAAAAACTGGGATCAAATCAGGAG GCACACATATATCATGGAGATGGTGAGACTGGAGGAAAGGTGTGCGCTGCATTTCTCGCAAACATTGATGAGCATAAATCTGCATATGTGAAATTTAATGGCCAATCATATACTTTACCACCTTGGTCAGTTAGTATATTGCCAGACTGTCGACATGTGGCTTACAACACTGCCAAG GTAGGAGCACAGACTTCTGTTAAAACGGTTGAACCTGCTAGGCCTCCTTTAGGTAGTATGTCTATACTGCAAAAAGTCGTGAGTCAGGATAGTGCTTCTTACATTTCGAAATCATGGATGGCTCTGAAAGAGCCAATTGGCATATGGGGTGAAAACAATTTCACTGCCCAAGGATTATTGGAGCATTTGAATGTTACAAAAGACCAGTCTGATTACCTGTGGCATAAGACAAG AATAAGCGTAACTGAGGATGATATCTCGTTCTGGAAGAAAAATGGAGCTAACCCAACACTGTCAGTTGATAGCATGAGGGATGTGTTGCGTGTGTTTGTAAACAAACAACTCTCAG GCAGTATTGTTGGACACTGGGTGAAGGCAGAGCAGCCTGTACGTTTTGTGCAAGGAAACAATGATTTACTTCTCTTGACTCAAACAGTTGGCTTACAG AATTACGGTGCTTTCTTGGAGAAGGATGGAGCAGGTTTTAGAGGCAAAGCGAAGCTTACTGGCTTCAAGAATGGAGACGTGGACCTGTCAAAATCGTCATGGACCTATCAG GTGGGACTGAAGGGAGAGGCTGAGAAAGTATATACTGTTGAATACAATGAAAAAGCTGAGTGGAGTACCTTGGATACCGAAGCTTCACCATCCATCTTTATGTGGTACAAG ACATACTTCAACACCCCAGACGGAACAGATCCTGTTGTTCTAGATCTGGGAAGTATGGGAAAGGGACAAGCATGGGTCAACGGACACCATATCGGAAGGTACTGGAGTATCATTGCCCAAAAGGATGGATGTGACAAAATTTGTGATTATCGTGGAGCCTACACTTCAGACAAGTGCACAACAAATTGTGGAAAGCCTACTCAAACCAG GTACCATGTACCACGTTCTTGGTTAAAGCCTGACAGTAATCTACTAGTGCTCTTTGAAGAAACCGGGGGAAACCCATTTAAAATCTCGGTTAAGACGGTTACTGCTGGTGTTCTGTGCGGTCAAGTCTCGGAATCTCATTATCCACCTCTGAGGAAATGGTCCACACCAGGTTTCATGAATGGAACAATGTCGATAAACAGTGTGGCACCAGAGATGCATCTGCGTTGTGAAGAAGGGCATGTAATATCATCCATAGAATTTGCTAGCTACGGAACTCCAAGAGGTAGCTGCGAGAAGTTCTCTACCGGGAAATGCCACGCATCCAAATCGTTATCAGTCGTCTCTGAG GCTTGTAAAGGACGCAACAGCTGCTTCATTGAAGTGTCGAATGCTGCATTTCAGAGTGATCCATGTAAAGGAACTTTAAAGACATTAGCGGTTATGGCACGATGCTCGCCTTCTCAGAACACGAGTTGCCTTCGACAGCGTGAAACTGCTTCAGATTGA
- the LOC125586200 gene encoding uncharacterized protein LOC125586200: protein MTIENPLDLWDALKHRYDHQKMVLLPKARHDWMHLRFMDFKSVDEYNSALFKIVSILRLCGEEVSDVMMLEKTYTTFNQSNSANNELLMKNSGARPAGTAPLPEAHDVEKKDPKETYYTQDNRKPYGHGRGGYRGRRRDSHNGRDNYSTGRRGNHNNRGRGSNYGRGRGSYGRGRGGISKPSHTSKSLCHRCGMDNHWAKNCRTPKHLCELYQEMEPKSKVREGEELSSSRSGPRSTTVGNNMLAFNKAILSCYIV from the exons ATGACGATTGAGAATCCATTGGATCTTTGGGATGCTTTAAAGcacagatatgatcaccaaaagatggtgttgcttccaaaggcaagGCACGACTGGATGCATCTCAGATTCATGGACTTtaagtccgtggacgagtataactcagCCTTGTTCAAAATTGTCTCAATACTAAGGCTGTGTGGTGAAGAAGTGTCTGATGTTatgatgcttgaaaagacctaCACGACTTTCAATCAGTCGAATTCT GCAAATAATGAGCTTCTCATGAAGAACAGTGGAGCTAGACCGGCCGGGACAGCACCATTACCCGAAGCCCATGATgttgaaaagaaagatcccaaagaaACCTACTACACCCAAGACAACAGGAAACCATACGGTCATGGCCGTGGTGGGTACAGGGGGCGTAGGCGTGACAGCCATAACGGTCGAGATAACTACTCAACCGGCCGAagaggaaaccacaataaccgtggtcgtggttccaattacggtCGGGGCCGAGGGAGTTATGGCCGTGGacgaggtggcatatccaaaccatctCACACGTCCAAGTCTTTATGTCACAGATGCGGGATGGACAATCACTGGGCCAAGAACTGCAGAACTCCAAAACACTTGTGCgaactctatcaagaga TGGAGCCGAAGAGTAAGGTGAGGGAGGGGGAAGAGCTATCAAGTTCTAGATCTGGTCCAAGAAGCACTACTGTAGGGAACAATATGCTGGCGTTCAACAAAGCAATCCTTAGTTGCTACATCGTCTAA
- the LOC106353639 gene encoding beta-galactosidase 9 isoform X2: MCFGVGMSLLRYNFEGRYDLVKFVKLVGSSGLYLHLRIGPYVCAEWNFGGFPVWLRDVPGIEFRTDNEPFKKEMQKFVTKIVGLMREAKMFCWQGGPVIMLQIENEYGDVEKSYGQKGKDYVKWAASMALGLGAGVPWVMCKQTDAPENILDACNGYYCDGFKPNSKTKPVLWTEDWDGWYTKWGGSLPHRPAEDLAFAVARFYQRGGSFQNYYMYFGGTNFGRTSGGPFYITSYDYDAPLDEYGLRSEPKWGHLKDLHAAIKLCEPALVAADAPQYKKLGSNQEAHIYHGDGETGGKVCAAFLANIDEHKSAYVKFNGQSYTLPPWSVSILPDCRHVAYNTAKVGAQTSVKTVEPARPPLGSMSILQKVVSQDSASYISKSWMALKEPIGIWGENNFTAQGLLEHLNVTKDQSDYLWHKTRISVTEDDISFWKKNGANPTLSVDSMRDVLRVFVNKQLSGSIVGHWVKAEQPVRFVQGNNDLLLLTQTVGLQNYGAFLEKDGAGFRGKAKLTGFKNGDVDLSKSSWTYQVGLKGEAEKVYTVEYNEKAEWSTLDTEASPSIFMWYKTYFNTPDGTDPVVLDLGSMGKGQAWVNGHHIGRYWSIIAQKDGCDKICDYRGAYTSDKCTTNCGKPTQTRYHVPRSWLKPDSNLLVLFEETGGNPFKISVKTVTAGVLCGQVSESHYPPLRKWSTPGFMNGTMSINSVAPEMHLRCEEGHVISSIEFASYGTPRGSCEKFSTGKCHASKSLSVVSEACKGRNSCFIEVSNAAFQSDPCKGTLKTLAVMARCSPSQNTSCLRQRETASD, encoded by the exons ATGTGTTTTGGAGTGGGCATGAGCCTGTTAAGG TATAACTTTGAAGGAAGATACGACCTTGTCAAATTTGTGAAGCTTGTTGGATCGAGTGGTCTCTATCTCCATCTTCGCATTGGTCCTTACGTTTGTGCTGAGTGGAACTTTGG AGGGTTCCCAGTGTGGTTGCGTGATGTCCCTGGCATAGAGTTTCGAACAGACAATGAGCCTTTTAAG AAGGAGATGCAGAAGTTTGTAACGAAGATTGTGGGTCTGATGCGGGAAGCAAAGATGTTCTGTTGGCAAGGCGGTCCTGTAATCATGCTGCAG ATTGAGAATGAATATGGGGATGTTGAGAAATCGTATGGGCAGAAGGGAAAGGATTACGTCAAATGGGCTGCTAGTATGGCTCTAGGGCTTGGTGCTGGAGTTCCTTGGGTTATGTGCAAGCAAACAGACGCTCCAGAGAATATT CTTGATGCATGCAATGGATACTATTGTGATGGTTTTAAACCAAATTCGAAGACCAAGCCAGTACTTTGGACAGAGGATTGGGATGGatg GTACACGAAGTGGGGTGGAAGTTTGCCTCACAGACCTGCTGAAGATCTTGCATTTGCAGTCGCAAGATTTTATCAACGCGGAGGAAGCTTTCAAAATTATTACATG TATTTTGGTGGAACAAACTTTGGTCGAACTTCTGGTGGTCCTTTCTACATTACCAGCTACGATTATGATGCTCCTCTTGATGAATATG GTCTGAGGAGCGAGCCAAAGTGGGGGCATCTAAAGGATCTTCATGCTGCCATAAAACTTTGTGAACCTGCCCTTGTTGCAGCAGATGCACCTCAGTATAAAAAACTGGGATCAAATCAGGAG GCACACATATATCATGGAGATGGTGAGACTGGAGGAAAGGTGTGCGCTGCATTTCTCGCAAACATTGATGAGCATAAATCTGCATATGTGAAATTTAATGGCCAATCATATACTTTACCACCTTGGTCAGTTAGTATATTGCCAGACTGTCGACATGTGGCTTACAACACTGCCAAG GTAGGAGCACAGACTTCTGTTAAAACGGTTGAACCTGCTAGGCCTCCTTTAGGTAGTATGTCTATACTGCAAAAAGTCGTGAGTCAGGATAGTGCTTCTTACATTTCGAAATCATGGATGGCTCTGAAAGAGCCAATTGGCATATGGGGTGAAAACAATTTCACTGCCCAAGGATTATTGGAGCATTTGAATGTTACAAAAGACCAGTCTGATTACCTGTGGCATAAGACAAG AATAAGCGTAACTGAGGATGATATCTCGTTCTGGAAGAAAAATGGAGCTAACCCAACACTGTCAGTTGATAGCATGAGGGATGTGTTGCGTGTGTTTGTAAACAAACAACTCTCAG GCAGTATTGTTGGACACTGGGTGAAGGCAGAGCAGCCTGTACGTTTTGTGCAAGGAAACAATGATTTACTTCTCTTGACTCAAACAGTTGGCTTACAG AATTACGGTGCTTTCTTGGAGAAGGATGGAGCAGGTTTTAGAGGCAAAGCGAAGCTTACTGGCTTCAAGAATGGAGACGTGGACCTGTCAAAATCGTCATGGACCTATCAG GTGGGACTGAAGGGAGAGGCTGAGAAAGTATATACTGTTGAATACAATGAAAAAGCTGAGTGGAGTACCTTGGATACCGAAGCTTCACCATCCATCTTTATGTGGTACAAG ACATACTTCAACACCCCAGACGGAACAGATCCTGTTGTTCTAGATCTGGGAAGTATGGGAAAGGGACAAGCATGGGTCAACGGACACCATATCGGAAGGTACTGGAGTATCATTGCCCAAAAGGATGGATGTGACAAAATTTGTGATTATCGTGGAGCCTACACTTCAGACAAGTGCACAACAAATTGTGGAAAGCCTACTCAAACCAG GTACCATGTACCACGTTCTTGGTTAAAGCCTGACAGTAATCTACTAGTGCTCTTTGAAGAAACCGGGGGAAACCCATTTAAAATCTCGGTTAAGACGGTTACTGCTGGTGTTCTGTGCGGTCAAGTCTCGGAATCTCATTATCCACCTCTGAGGAAATGGTCCACACCAGGTTTCATGAATGGAACAATGTCGATAAACAGTGTGGCACCAGAGATGCATCTGCGTTGTGAAGAAGGGCATGTAATATCATCCATAGAATTTGCTAGCTACGGAACTCCAAGAGGTAGCTGCGAGAAGTTCTCTACCGGGAAATGCCACGCATCCAAATCGTTATCAGTCGTCTCTGAG GCTTGTAAAGGACGCAACAGCTGCTTCATTGAAGTGTCGAATGCTGCATTTCAGAGTGATCCATGTAAAGGAACTTTAAAGACATTAGCGGTTATGGCACGATGCTCGCCTTCTCAGAACACGAGTTGCCTTCGACAGCGTGAAACTGCTTCAGATTGA
- the LOC106353640 gene encoding beta-glucosidase 33 — MTTTLTLFLGFLALTTTLSFNAEARPQPSDEDLGIVIGPHNTFEDDLGTVIGPEESEDIPQVNLDDEDLGTIIGPEFEVHKKDFPDDFIFGTSVSAYQVEGAKKGSGRGLTTWDEFTHMFPDKVEQRSDGDVGVDFYTRYKDDIKLMKELKTNGFRFSISWTRVLPYGSIEKGVNEEGVKFYDDLINALIADGIQPAITLFHWESPLALEMKYGGFLNEQIVEDFRKFAKFCFDKFGDRVKNWATFNEPSVYSVAGYSKGKKAPGRCSPFEVIKCPSGDSSEEPYRVGRNQILSHVAAVEEFRKCKKCQEGGGKIGIVLVSHWFEPKDPNSSKDVESARRSLEYQLGWFLRPLVYGQYPKEMLEGTTSRVKAFTPEESKRLRGSLDYVGINYYGAFFSTPLATVNSSQISYHSDMRVNWTVDQNHSPHLKSTAMGIVIYPAGLMNLMRHIKDEYMDPEIYIMENGMDELDDGTKTLEEALNDYGRKEFIKSHILIMGKAIRMYNVRLKGYFIWSLMDNFEWEKGYKIRFGLYHVDFNDNMKRYIRSSGKWLSEFLDSKESLHKCYFEGHREKGYAPKLSDREIYDRDNWRIRYTSDVM, encoded by the exons ATGACTACTACCCTCACTCTTTTCTTAGGGTTTTTAGCCCTAACGACTACCCTTAGCTTCAACGCTGAAGCTAGGCCTCAACCAAGTGATGAAGATCTCGGTATCGTCATTGGACCTCACAATACATTCGAAGACGACCTTGGCACCGTGATTGGACCGGAAGAGAGCGAAGACATACCGCAGGTCAACCTAGATGATGAAGACTTGGGCACCATCATTGGACCCGAGTTTGAGGTCCACAAGAAAGATTTCCCTGACGATTTCATCTTTGGAACATCCGTTTCCGCATATCAG GTTGAAGGTGCTAAAAAGGGATCAGGGAGAGGCTTGACAACATGGGATGAATTTACACACATGTTTCCTG ACAAGGTTGAACAACGTAGTGATGGAGATGTCGGAGTCGACTTCTATACTCGTTACAAG GATGATATAAAATTAATGAAGGAGTTGAAAACGAATGGGTTCAGATTCTCAATCTCATGGACCAGAGTCTTGCCTT ATGGATCAATTGAGAAAGGTGTCAACGAGGAGGGGGTGAAGTTCTACGACGATCTTATAAATGCACTTATAGCTGATG GAATTCAGCCAGCGATAACTCTATTTCACTGGGAATCTCCACTTGCTCTAGAAATGAAATACGGAGGTTTTCTAAACGAACAAATTGT TGAGGATTTCCGGAAGTTTGCAAAGTTCTGCTTCGATAAATTTGGAGATAGGGTTAAGAACTGGGCAACATTTAACGAGCCATCGGTATATAGTGTTGCGGGTTATTCAAAAGGTAAGAAAGCGCCAGGACGGTGCTCtccatttgaagtcatcaaatGCCCCTCAGGAGATTCATCCGAAGAGCCTTACAGAGTTGGTCGTAACCAAATCCTTTCTCATGTTGCTGCTGTTGAAGAATTCCGAAAATGTAAAAAG tGCCAAGAGGGAGGAGGAAAAATTGGAATAGTGTTGGTGTCTCACTGGTTCGAGCCTAAAGATCCAAACTCAAGTAAAGATGTCGAGTCAGCAAGACGTTCCCTCGAGTACCAACTCGGCTG GTTTCTTCGCCCTCTCGTGTATGGACAGTATCCAAAGGAGATGCTAGAAGGTACCACAAGCCGAGTGAAAGCATTTACACCAGAAGAATCTAAGAGACTAAGAGGCTCTTTGGACTACGTCGGAATAAATTACTATGGAGCATTCTTCTCTACCCCACTCGCCACTGTTAATTCATCGCAGATTAGTTATCATTCCGACATGCGTGTAAACTGGACAG TTGACCAAAACCATTCACCACATCTCAAG TCAACGGCAATGGGTATAGTAATATATCCAGCGGGTTTGATGAATCTGATGAGACATATCAAAGATGAATATATGGACCCAGAGATTTACATTATGGAGAATG GGATGGACGAGCTCGACGATGGGACCAAGACCTTAGAGGAAGCCTTAAACGACTACGGGAGAAAAGAGTTCATCAAGAGTCACATCTTAATTATGGGCAAAGCCATCAG GATGTACAATGTGAGGCTGAAGGGTTATTTCATATGGTCTTTAATGGACAACTTTGAGTGGGAGAAAGGGTATAAAATCAGGTTCGGGCTTTATCATGTCGATTTCAATGACAACATGAAACGATATATAAGGTCATCTGGGAAATGGCTAAGCGAGTTTCTTGATTCAAAAGAGTCTCTCCACAAATGCTACTTCGAGGGCCATCGTGAGAAAGGATATGCTCCCAAGCTGTCTGACAGAGAGATATACGATCGTGACAATTGGCGTATAAGATACACGAGCGATGTTATGTGA